CGCCGCTCCTCACAATGgagggtgtttgtgtgtggagggaggctgtgtatgtgtgcgtgcaggAAATAATGTACACAATCTGAGACCCTGCACTTCCTTTCTGTCCCTGGTCGCAAGTAGATTCAGGAGCGCATTTCTTCCCTACCGTGTTAACGTGTTTGATAAATAAAGGAAATCGTCACGGGTGTTCGAACAATCTCGGCTAAACGTTCGGAACGAAACAGTACATATATATAAATGGTTTATAACAACAATCTAACCACCTCCGACAGTCAACTAAAGCCACTCTTGCAGAAGAATTCCTTGCTTGAATCTTGGCTTTGTCGTTTGGCTTATTTGCCACCATTCTTTGCCATGCACTGCCCAAAGCGTGGCGACCGGCGCCAATGGCACTTGATCGGGGTTCCATCCTGCTGGACCATGCCGGCCGGTACgcacgaaccgaagctcgttTCGCAGATGCCCTTCGGTGCGAACGGTGTCCAGTTGCAGGATCCGATCCGCTGGTTGCACTTCTGGTTCCAGCACTGGTTGATCTTGCACTGACACCCCTTGCGATAGATGCCGGCCAGGCCACGCTTTTCCACGATCGACAGATCGGAGTACGGACGGACAAAGTCGCACAGTCCGACCTGTTCGCTGTTGGCCGCGATCGCGTACAGCTTGTTCGGTTCCAGCGTGATGCCGCACATCGAGCTCTGCGTCGGTGTGAAGAGTTTACCGTGGCGCAGCAATTTCCGGGCGTCCTCACTCATCTGTtgggaaaatgtggaaaatggaaagccATTCATCAGTAAAACACCAATTTCCACGCGGACCGGATCGTTTGCATGCATGGATCTCGCGCTTGCGTGCAATGCTGCATGCTAACCTACCTTGTACTCT
The Anopheles moucheti chromosome 2, idAnoMoucSN_F20_07, whole genome shotgun sequence genome window above contains:
- the LOC128309375 gene encoding tissue inhibitor of metalloproteinase, whose protein sequence is MKANRSLLLRLVALVGLLAVLLPTAESCSCLPQHPQTAFCESDYVIVAQVLRRTASKDRPLMDAYKIAIKKEYKMSEDARKLLRHGKLFTPTQSSMCGITLEPNKLYAIAANSEQVGLCDFVRPYSDLSIVEKRGLAGIYRKGCQCKINQCWNQKCNQRIGSCNWTPFAPKGICETSFGSCVPAGMVQQDGTPIKCHWRRSPRFGQCMAKNGGK